In the Clupea harengus chromosome 16, Ch_v2.0.2, whole genome shotgun sequence genome, one interval contains:
- the crygmxl2 gene encoding crystallin, gamma MX, like 2, producing the protein MISAAQRETHTLHLATMGKIIFYEGRNFQGTAWECNGDCSDTFSHFRCCNSLRVMGGHWVAYEKPNFNGYQYMLNKGEYPEFNHWMGFNNCLRSCQMIPPYRGSYRMRIYNRPNMSGHMMEFMEDCPNVNERFRYRDIYSSHVIEGYWVFYEHPNYRGRQFFLRPGEYRGCMDWGCVNPMVGSFRRMRPSLM; encoded by the exons ATGATCAGCGCTGcgcagagggaaacacacacactccatctcgcAACCATGGGAAAG ATCATCTTCTACGAAGGCCGCAACTTCCAGGGCACAGCCTGGGAGTGCAACGGGGACTGCTCCGACACCTTCAGCCACTTCAGGTGCTGCAACTCCCTGCGCGTCATGGGGGGCCACTGGGTGGCCTACGAGAAGCCCAACTTCAACGGCTACCAGTACATGCTCAACAAGGGAGAGTACCCCGAGTTCAACCACTGGATGGGCTTCAACAACTGCCTGCGCTCCTGCCAGATGATCCCTCCC TATAGAGGATCCTATCGCATGAGGATCTACAACCGGCCCAACATGTCCGGCCACATGATGGAGTTCATGGAGGACTGCCCCAACGTCAACGAGCGTTTCCGTTACCGTGACATCTACTCGTCCCACGTGATCGAGGGCTACTGGGTGTTCTACGAGCACCCCAACTACAGGGGGCGCCAGTTCTTCCTGCGCCCCGGCGAGTACCGCGGCTGCATGGACTGGGGCTGCGTCAACCCCATGGTGGGCTCCTTCAGACGCATGAGGCCCAGCCTGATGTGA
- the crygmx gene encoding crystallin, gamma MX produces the protein MGKIIFYEDRNFQGRNYECAGDCAEMHTHLSRCNSIRVDSGSFVAYEKPNYMGYQYMLHKGEYPDYQRWAGFNDCIRSCRMVPPYRGNYHIKIFERSDFGGQGMDMSEDCPDLRERLPSRNISSVNVMEGYWILHEHPNYRGRQFFLRPGEYRRFHEWGSTSPTFGSLRRVTEQN, from the exons ATGGGCAAG ataatCTTTTACGAGGACAGGAACTTCCAGGGCCGCAACTATGAGTGTGCCGGCGACTGCGCCGAGATGCACACCCATCTGTCCCGCTGCAACTCCATCCGCGTGGACAGCGGCAGCTTCGTGGCCTACGAGAAGCCCAACTACATGGGCTACCAGTACATGCTGCACAAGGGAGAGTACCCCGACTACCAGCGCTGGGCGGGATTCAACGACTGCATCCGCTCCTGCCGCATGGTGCCCCCG taCCGTGGGAACTACCACATCAAGATCTTTGAGCGCTCAGACTTCGGCGGTCAGGGCATGGACATGAGCGAGGACTGCCCCGACCTGCGCGAGCGCCTGCCCAGCCGCAACATCTCCTCCGTCAACGTGATGGAGGGCTACTGGATCCTGCACGAGCACCCCAACTACAGGGGGCGCCAGTTCTTCCTGCGCCCCGGCGAGTACCGCCGCTTCCACGAGTGGGGAAGCACCAGCCCCACCTTCGGTTCCCTCCGCCGCGTCACCGAGCAGAACTGA